The genomic stretch TGTTGAGAAACATGACGTTATTGGAGCAATATTTGGACAAACAGAGGGACTTTTAGGAGATGAATTAGATTTAAAAGAATTACAAAAGTCTGGGAGAATAGGTAGGATTGATGTAGAATTAACTAATATAAACGGAAAGTCTATTGCTAAAATTACTGTTCCTTCAAGTTTAGATAGAATAGAAACTTCTATACTGGCGGCTACCTTGGAGACAATAGATAGGGTAGGGCCATGTGTAGCTACTGTTAAAGTAGTAGATATTGAAGATATTAGAAAGAAAAAGAGAGAATATATTATTGAAAGAGCTAAGGAAATATTAAAGCAGTTAATGAGTAATATAGATATAAATACAATAATTGAGGAGGTTAAAGAAAGCGTAAGAATGGGAGAAATTATTGAATATGGTCCTGAAAAACTACCTGCTGGACCAGCAGTTGATATATCTGACGATATTATTGTAGTTGAAGGAAGGGCGGATGTTTTAAATTTATTAAGATGTGGTTTTAAAAATGTCATAGCAGTTGAGGGAACTTCAGTTCCTAAAACCATAATAGAGCTTAGTAAAAAAAAGATAGTAACCATCTTTACAGATGGAGATAGAGGGGGAGAACTTATTTTAAAAGAATTACTACAAGTTTGTGATGTTGATTTTATAGCAAGAGCTCCTCCTGGAAAAGAAGTTGAAGAACTTTCTAAAAAGGAGATAATAAAATGTTTAAGAAGTAAAATTCCAGTAGAACATTTTTTAACCCAACAATTATGTAGTGAGAAAAATAGGGATAAACTTGAATATGAAAAATTTTTATATGTTGCTGAAAATAATAACAATAATACCAATGTTGATATTATTTCAACAGTAAAAACAGATTCTGATATAGAAAAATATCCACAAACATTAAAACATATAAAATATAAAAAATATTATGAGAAATTTGTTAATTTAAAATATTCTGAAGTTTTAGTAATTTATAATGGTGAAGAAAAAGTTGTAAATCTTAATGAATTGATATCTAATATATCTCACTATGACCTATTTGATGCCATTATAATTAAAGGAACTGTAAATCAAAAGTTAGTAGATATTTTATATGAAAAAACTAACTTAATTTTTTGTAATGATGCCAAAATAATAAAAAAGCCAGCAAACTTGAGAATTATCTCTTTTGGTGATTTAAATGCATAAAGATGAACTTATTCAGTTACATCAACTACTTGTTTATTTAAGAAAATACATTGAAAAAAAATATAACTGTAGTAATGATGAATTTAAAGAGTATGATGACTTAAATATTTATCCCCATCACATTCATAGGACTAAAGCAGAGCATATATATGCGATATTTTTACTCTCTACAATAATCGCAAAAATATTATCAAATAATGGGAAAATTCCAAGAAGTGTTTCAAACTTGCTTAGAATAAGTGGAGAAGAAGTAAAAAAAGAAATCCAGAGAAAAAGATTAAAAATAAAAAATAAATTTAAAAAGTAAAATGGGATAGAATGATAATGTTTGCTTTACCAAATAAGGGAAGGATTTCAGAACCAGTTATGAAGGTCTTAGAAAAGGCAGGTTTAAAAATTACTGTCCAAGGTAGAAGTTTATTTGCAAATACAGTAGATGAGGATATTAAGGTAATGTTTGCAAGAGCAAGAGATATTCCAGAATTTGTAGCTGATGGTGTTGCTGATATAGGAGTTACAGGATATGACTTAGTCTTAGAGAGAAATGTAGAGGATAAAGTTGAGTTTTTATTAGATTTTGGTTTTGGATTTGCAAAATTAGTTTTAGCCGCTCCAGAAGACTCAAATATTAATAGTGTTGATGATATAAAGGATGGTATGAGAGTGGCAACAGAATTTCCAAATTTAACAAGAAAATTTTTTGAAAAATTAAATAAAAAAGTTGAAATTATTGAACTTAGCGGAGCCACAGAGATAGCCCCATTTATAGGAGTAGCGGATATAATAAGTGATTTAACATCTACAGGAACCACGTTAAAGTTAAATAGATTAAAGGTTATTGAAGAAATTGTATCATCAACTACAAGGTTAATAGCAAATAAAAATAGTCTAAAAGATAAAGAAAAGAGAGATAAAATAAATAAAATTGTATTAGCGATAAAAAGTGCATTATTTGCAGAGACTAAGAGATTAATTATGATGAACGCTCCTAAGGATAAAGTTGAAGAAATAAAAAAGTTAATTCCTGGAATGAGTGGCCCTACTGTTGCAAAAGTTTTATCTGACGATAATATGGTGGCTATTCACGCAGTTGTTAATGAAGATGAAATATTTAATTTAGTTCCTAAACTTAACGCCTTAGGAGCAAGAGATATATTAATAGTGCCAATTGAAAGAATTTTATAAATCCAAAAGTTTTATATACTAAAAATAATTAAGTTGTTATACCTTCTTCACCAATGACTGAAAAATAAAAAGATGAAGGAGGTCGAAAATATGGCAGTTTATGTAAAGTTTAAAGTTCCAGAAGAAATTCAAAAAGAATTATTAGACGCTGTAGCAAAAGCTCAAAAAATCAAAAAAGGAGCAAATGAAGTAACAAAAGCAGTAGAGAGAGGAATTGCAAAATTAGTTATAATCGCTGAAGATGTTAAACCAGAAGAAGTTGTTGCTCATTTACCATACTTATGTGAAGAAAAAGGAATTCCTTATGCTTATGTGGCATCAAAACAAGATTTAGGTAAAGCTGCTGGATTGGAAGTTGCAGCTTCGTCAGTGGCTATTATCAACGAAGGAGATCCAGAAGAATTTAAAGCGCT from Methanocaldococcus lauensis encodes the following:
- the dnaG gene encoding DNA primase DnaG, producing MNNLGTTKYIIHAELIADGYVEKHDVIGAIFGQTEGLLGDELDLKELQKSGRIGRIDVELTNINGKSIAKITVPSSLDRIETSILAATLETIDRVGPCVATVKVVDIEDIRKKKREYIIERAKEILKQLMSNIDINTIIEEVKESVRMGEIIEYGPEKLPAGPAVDISDDIIVVEGRADVLNLLRCGFKNVIAVEGTSVPKTIIELSKKKIVTIFTDGDRGGELILKELLQVCDVDFIARAPPGKEVEELSKKEIIKCLRSKIPVEHFLTQQLCSEKNRDKLEYEKFLYVAENNNNNTNVDIISTVKTDSDIEKYPQTLKHIKYKKYYEKFVNLKYSEVLVIYNGEEKVVNLNELISNISHYDLFDAIIIKGTVNQKLVDILYEKTNLIFCNDAKIIKKPANLRIISFGDLNA
- a CDS encoding UPF0058 family protein, with the protein product MHKDELIQLHQLLVYLRKYIEKKYNCSNDEFKEYDDLNIYPHHIHRTKAEHIYAIFLLSTIIAKILSNNGKIPRSVSNLLRISGEEVKKEIQRKRLKIKNKFKK
- the hisG gene encoding ATP phosphoribosyltransferase: MIMFALPNKGRISEPVMKVLEKAGLKITVQGRSLFANTVDEDIKVMFARARDIPEFVADGVADIGVTGYDLVLERNVEDKVEFLLDFGFGFAKLVLAAPEDSNINSVDDIKDGMRVATEFPNLTRKFFEKLNKKVEIIELSGATEIAPFIGVADIISDLTSTGTTLKLNRLKVIEEIVSSTTRLIANKNSLKDKEKRDKINKIVLAIKSALFAETKRLIMMNAPKDKVEEIKKLIPGMSGPTVAKVLSDDNMVAIHAVVNEDEIFNLVPKLNALGARDILIVPIERIL
- the rpl7ae gene encoding 50S ribosomal protein L7Ae; amino-acid sequence: MAVYVKFKVPEEIQKELLDAVAKAQKIKKGANEVTKAVERGIAKLVIIAEDVKPEEVVAHLPYLCEEKGIPYAYVASKQDLGKAAGLEVAASSVAIINEGDPEEFKALIEKINALKQ